The following proteins are encoded in a genomic region of Pelodictyon phaeoclathratiforme BU-1:
- a CDS encoding AAA family ATPase, giving the protein MNMTVPRIGKIVIRDFRFFPGNENYTFELGDEGKNLLLFGENGSGKSSFFQGLRVLLSESPPPRPFDAYRNLFYPGEEGTIAIELTSGMPQDVTWAYGEPHPAEIGESAFFDLARRATFLDYKALLRTNVFHEDAECVNLFPLLVETLLRDAELPDGRTVHQHWNALRTFLPKDATLFDDADEHDAWPTPEEQVNESAKQFRDQLDDFLNKSAGGDKSIVERANALLSRFTIGLEIKTVVGDLKVSDASSNPLVKQHSFNGAEVRLIATYAGKAIEHPALFLNEARLTAVALALYLAAVQATTPRDDATNIPRLLVLDDVLIGLDLSNRLPILKILEQEFSDWQVFLMTFDRVWYDLAKEYTEHTKQWSYLTLRVLPSTPDKPGSPIIEPWTDMLKKADVHLQNGDLMAAAVYIRAAFETRIKNVCRDNGVKVAYKPDPKDVKSDQLWNEICDRQKLRKENGQHDFLDPNLMQDVEKVRSTVLNRLSHSGPMGLTTTEVKDALDIIRKLQIHEFKKA; this is encoded by the coding sequence ATGAATATGACAGTGCCACGCATCGGTAAGATCGTTATCCGCGACTTCCGCTTTTTCCCCGGCAACGAAAACTATACCTTTGAGTTGGGCGATGAGGGGAAGAACTTGCTACTGTTCGGCGAGAACGGTTCGGGCAAATCCTCATTCTTCCAAGGCCTGCGCGTACTCTTGAGCGAATCGCCTCCACCCAGGCCCTTCGATGCTTATCGAAACCTCTTTTATCCGGGTGAGGAGGGGACGATTGCCATTGAGCTTACCTCAGGCATGCCCCAAGACGTGACTTGGGCATATGGTGAGCCGCATCCTGCTGAAATCGGTGAATCAGCTTTTTTCGACCTGGCGAGGCGAGCTACCTTTCTCGACTACAAAGCACTGCTCCGCACGAATGTGTTTCATGAGGATGCTGAGTGCGTCAATCTCTTTCCTCTCCTGGTAGAGACGTTGCTGCGTGATGCGGAATTACCGGACGGACGAACAGTTCATCAGCATTGGAATGCATTGCGCACATTCTTACCAAAGGATGCAACACTTTTTGACGACGCCGATGAGCATGACGCGTGGCCAACCCCTGAAGAGCAAGTCAACGAGTCTGCGAAGCAGTTTCGTGATCAGCTCGACGATTTTCTGAACAAGAGCGCTGGCGGTGACAAGAGTATCGTTGAGCGAGCGAATGCGCTGCTTTCCAGGTTTACAATCGGTCTGGAGATCAAAACGGTGGTGGGAGACCTGAAAGTCAGCGATGCATCTTCGAATCCTTTAGTAAAACAGCACTCTTTTAACGGAGCTGAGGTACGCCTGATCGCCACCTATGCAGGAAAGGCAATCGAGCATCCTGCCCTGTTTTTGAATGAGGCGCGTCTTACCGCCGTTGCCCTAGCTCTTTACTTGGCAGCTGTTCAGGCGACTACTCCCAGAGACGATGCAACTAACATTCCGCGTCTTTTGGTTCTAGACGATGTGCTGATTGGACTCGATTTATCTAACCGTCTTCCCATACTAAAGATCCTTGAACAGGAGTTTTCTGATTGGCAGGTGTTCTTGATGACATTTGACCGAGTCTGGTATGATTTAGCAAAAGAGTACACCGAACATACTAAACAGTGGAGCTATTTAACATTGCGCGTATTGCCAAGTACGCCAGACAAACCAGGTAGTCCAATCATTGAGCCATGGACTGACATGCTTAAAAAGGCTGATGTGCACTTACAAAATGGCGATCTTATGGCAGCCGCTGTATACATCCGCGCTGCTTTTGAAACCCGGATCAAGAACGTTTGTAGGGATAACGGAGTCAAAGTTGCTTACAAACCCGATCCGAAAGACGTCAAGTCGGATCAACTTTGGAATGAAATTTGCGATCGCCAGAAGTTAAGGAAGGAAAACGGACAGCATGATTTTCTTGATCCGAATCTCATGCAAGACGTTGAAAAAGTACGCTCGACTGTGCTTAATCGTCTAAGCCACAGTGGGCCAATGGGCTTAACCACTACCGAGGTGAAGGATGCATTGGATATCATCCGCAAATTGCAGATCCACGAATTCAAGAAAGCTTAA
- a CDS encoding Eco57I restriction-modification methylase domain-containing protein has translation MAKTDTEIKFSIEHAIKAFSCGNLTDNSLKLFQALGYNTDRQQPLPDKTFACFKEYYIDSDSRFNSEKALAKEWQQIDLLFQLTKEEVTGQNSLFDTIQVDRTIIEAYLFFCIELNDREYTRTALSQITREINKVFKMPVMVLFKLGDKLSLAIINRRLHKKDAEKDVLEKVTLIKDINIQQPHRAHIEILFDLTIEELRRVHKFTNFVELHEAWSETLDTKELNNRFYKDLSNWYFWVRDSEDVVFPKDVKSTEDRALFLIRFLTRFIFCWFLRKKRNPGTGQSLLPQELFKREGIGNLLLDASPGAYTYYPAILQNLFFATLNTEMDKQGFPHNRRFIDEGDGRSSDDHMIHSVWRNAHMLQDPEGFARLLRQVPFLNGGLFECLDDRVTKGKSNFTEEIRIDGFSNIPKKHPKLPNYIFFGDDQRIDLSDAYGDTNRRRETVRPLLTILSSYNFTLTENTPLEQEIALDPELLGHVFENLLAAYNPETGTVARKSTGSFYTPRVVVDWMADQALAIHLNKVLSRLTGVESERTDPRLKVLLSWEEAGLEFNDEEKEALIDAIDSLKVLDPACGSGAFPMGVLQKLVHVLRKLDPENRGWRRRQEAALERIESPTAREEACLAIKRAFAHDNDDYGRKLYLIENCLYGVDIQPIACQLAKLRFFIALIVDQEIDDAYPNYGILPLPNLETKIVAANTLLGLQRRLLLLANESILDLETELQQVRHNYFTARRYKDKKALRARDKELCDALAEQLAEAGGLTPYDTQRIASWNPYKTNVAAAFFDPAWMFGLVREGGSFDIVIGNPPYVRQEQLRNMSVTGSGGQFHSLKEVLKEQYECYTGTADLYVYFFERALQLLRIGGTLAYITSNKYMRAAYGEKLRTYLACSTRPHAILDFGDAPVFTAIAYPCIMITEKTLHVEKGQLPSASGLGRMLSGVDSTLPVFTWKPCDDVTGFPEIFESHSHSLAQRDLKSDGWRLESPVRLRLLERLRLAGTPLDKSVQGRFYRGILTGLNEAFVVDRDTYDRLIAAHPSSAEVLKPFLRGRDVKKWRCEFQDRWLIKIGSSENERHLWSGESEREAERKFANIYPAIHGWFEPLRDRLIQRYDKGRYFWELRSCDYWREFEQPKIIVPAIEDDVNYAPDAGSFYGNDKTSILIPSSVPFTIAILNSTISWWITRQEFASRQGGYYEFKPMYVSRIPIPNATPNQQHYCELLADALIWLYSPNTVSKKDDMPLSLMKAYFEQWLNGLVYELFFPDELHSRKIKLFAETVRFVPPDFSTLSEEQRIKRLSDSFEKAYDSNATIRSMLFDLRSLEVVRIIEEPTERNAMTPLADL, from the coding sequence ATGGCAAAGACCGACACCGAAATCAAATTCAGCATTGAACATGCAATCAAGGCATTCAGTTGCGGAAATTTGACTGATAATTCGCTCAAACTCTTTCAGGCACTTGGCTACAACACCGACCGCCAGCAACCACTACCCGACAAAACCTTTGCCTGCTTTAAAGAGTACTACATCGACTCCGATAGTCGTTTCAACTCAGAGAAGGCCCTTGCAAAAGAGTGGCAGCAGATTGACTTGCTCTTTCAGTTGACCAAAGAAGAAGTGACCGGCCAGAACTCTCTTTTCGATACAATCCAGGTTGACCGTACCATAATAGAGGCCTACCTCTTTTTCTGCATTGAACTCAACGACAGGGAATACACCAGAACCGCACTCAGCCAGATCACCAGAGAAATCAACAAGGTATTTAAAATGCCGGTCATGGTGCTCTTCAAGCTCGGCGACAAGCTCTCTCTTGCGATCATCAACCGGCGGCTACACAAAAAAGATGCAGAAAAAGATGTACTCGAAAAAGTTACCCTGATCAAGGATATCAACATCCAGCAACCTCACCGGGCCCATATTGAAATTCTCTTCGACCTCACCATTGAAGAGCTTCGGCGAGTACACAAGTTTACCAACTTCGTAGAACTGCATGAAGCATGGTCAGAAACACTTGATACAAAAGAGCTGAACAATCGCTTTTACAAGGATCTTTCAAACTGGTACTTCTGGGTGAGGGATTCAGAAGATGTCGTATTTCCGAAGGATGTCAAGAGCACGGAGGACAGGGCACTGTTTCTTATCCGCTTTCTCACGCGCTTTATTTTTTGCTGGTTCCTGCGCAAAAAGCGGAATCCCGGAACCGGGCAAAGCCTGTTGCCACAAGAACTTTTCAAAAGGGAGGGGATTGGGAACTTGCTCCTGGACGCTTCACCTGGAGCGTATACCTATTATCCTGCCATTCTTCAGAACCTCTTTTTTGCCACTCTCAATACAGAGATGGATAAGCAAGGATTTCCGCATAATCGTCGGTTTATCGACGAGGGGGATGGGCGGAGCAGTGACGATCACATGATTCATTCGGTGTGGCGGAACGCCCATATGCTGCAAGACCCGGAGGGATTCGCGAGACTCTTGCGCCAGGTTCCATTTCTTAATGGAGGTCTTTTCGAATGTCTGGATGATCGCGTGACGAAGGGCAAGTCGAATTTCACCGAAGAAATCCGAATCGACGGATTCTCGAACATACCTAAAAAGCATCCAAAGCTTCCCAACTATATTTTTTTTGGAGACGACCAACGCATTGATCTCTCTGATGCATATGGAGATACAAATCGTCGGAGAGAGACCGTGCGACCACTCCTTACTATCCTGTCCAGCTATAATTTTACACTCACAGAAAACACCCCTCTGGAACAGGAGATAGCCCTCGACCCGGAGCTTCTTGGCCATGTTTTCGAAAACCTTCTGGCTGCCTACAACCCCGAAACGGGCACTGTGGCTCGCAAATCCACAGGTTCTTTTTACACTCCGCGCGTTGTCGTGGACTGGATGGCAGACCAAGCGCTTGCCATTCATCTAAACAAGGTACTCTCACGTTTGACTGGTGTAGAGTCCGAACGAACTGATCCGCGTCTCAAGGTTCTCCTTTCATGGGAAGAAGCGGGCCTCGAATTCAACGATGAAGAAAAAGAAGCGCTCATCGACGCTATCGACAGCCTTAAAGTTCTTGATCCAGCCTGCGGCTCGGGTGCTTTTCCCATGGGGGTACTACAAAAACTCGTGCACGTGCTTCGCAAGCTCGATCCTGAAAACCGTGGATGGCGCCGGAGGCAGGAAGCTGCGCTCGAACGTATCGAAAGTCCCACGGCCCGAGAAGAAGCCTGTCTGGCTATAAAACGGGCCTTTGCACATGATAACGACGATTATGGCCGCAAGCTTTACTTGATCGAGAACTGTCTCTATGGCGTGGACATCCAGCCTATTGCCTGCCAGCTCGCCAAGTTGCGTTTTTTTATTGCGCTTATCGTCGACCAAGAGATCGACGATGCATATCCTAATTACGGCATTCTGCCGCTTCCCAACCTGGAGACCAAAATAGTTGCGGCTAACACTCTACTTGGCCTACAACGTCGTCTACTGCTGCTTGCCAACGAAAGCATACTTGACTTGGAAACTGAATTGCAGCAAGTGCGTCACAACTATTTCACCGCGCGCCGCTACAAAGATAAGAAGGCGTTACGGGCCCGCGACAAGGAACTTTGCGACGCATTAGCGGAACAATTGGCAGAAGCCGGGGGGTTAACGCCCTACGATACTCAACGCATTGCTAGCTGGAATCCTTACAAAACGAATGTGGCAGCAGCTTTCTTTGATCCTGCTTGGATGTTCGGCCTCGTTAGGGAAGGCGGATCTTTCGATATAGTTATTGGCAATCCTCCATATGTCCGGCAGGAACAACTCCGTAACATGTCTGTCACAGGAAGCGGCGGCCAGTTTCACTCACTCAAGGAGGTCTTGAAAGAGCAATATGAGTGCTACACTGGTACCGCTGACCTCTACGTCTATTTTTTTGAGCGCGCACTTCAGCTTCTGCGGATTGGTGGGACACTGGCTTACATAACAAGTAACAAATACATGCGTGCAGCTTACGGTGAAAAATTGCGCACCTATCTTGCCTGTTCGACTCGACCACATGCCATCCTAGATTTCGGTGACGCACCAGTTTTCACCGCCATCGCCTACCCCTGTATTATGATCACAGAGAAGACCTTGCATGTTGAAAAAGGCCAGCTTCCTTCCGCGAGTGGGCTTGGGCGTATGCTGTCCGGTGTTGATAGCACCTTGCCCGTGTTCACTTGGAAACCCTGTGACGATGTGACCGGTTTTCCGGAGATTTTCGAAAGCCATTCCCATTCCCTTGCTCAGCGCGACCTCAAATCCGATGGTTGGCGACTGGAAAGTCCCGTACGCTTGCGCTTGCTCGAAAGGCTACGCCTAGCTGGAACGCCGCTGGACAAATCCGTGCAAGGGCGGTTTTATCGAGGCATTCTCACAGGCCTTAACGAAGCCTTTGTAGTTGATCGTGACACGTACGACCGTCTTATCGCCGCGCACCCTTCATCGGCGGAGGTGCTAAAACCGTTTTTGCGCGGGCGAGATGTGAAAAAGTGGAGGTGTGAGTTCCAAGACCGATGGCTCATTAAAATTGGATCTTCCGAGAATGAACGGCATCTTTGGTCAGGCGAATCGGAAAGGGAGGCCGAGCGTAAGTTCGCGAATATCTACCCGGCCATTCACGGCTGGTTCGAGCCGTTGCGAGATCGGCTCATACAGCGCTATGACAAAGGCAGATACTTCTGGGAACTCCGCTCATGTGACTACTGGCGCGAGTTCGAGCAACCGAAGATCATTGTCCCAGCGATCGAAGACGATGTGAACTATGCTCCTGATGCAGGAAGTTTCTATGGTAATGATAAGACGAGCATCCTGATTCCGTCTTCTGTTCCATTTACAATCGCAATCTTGAACTCGACGATTTCGTGGTGGATTACGCGCCAAGAGTTTGCATCCCGTCAAGGCGGTTATTACGAGTTCAAACCAATGTATGTCTCGCGTATACCTATTCCTAATGCCACGCCCAACCAACAGCATTATTGTGAGCTGCTGGCGGATGCGTTAATCTGGCTATATAGTCCAAATACGGTGAGCAAGAAAGATGACATGCCGCTTTCCTTGATGAAAGCCTACTTCGAGCAGTGGTTGAATGGGCTTGTCTATGAGCTTTTCTTCCCTGATGAACTTCATTCCCGCAAGATCAAGCTATTTGCAGAGACCGTGCGCTTTGTACCTCCGGATTTTTCCACGCTTTCGGAAGAACAGAGGATCAAACGTTTAAGCGATTCATTTGAAAAAGCATATGACAGCAACGCGACAATTAGATCTATGCTCTTTGACCTTCGTTCGTTGGAAGTCGTTCGCATCATCGAAGAACCGACAGAGCGCAACGCAATGACACCTCTAGCTGACCTATGA
- a CDS encoding type II toxin-antitoxin system PemK/MazF family toxin: MSLPYHPKQGTIVICDFKGFVSPEMVKRRPAVIVSPRLRKREGLCTIVPLSTTPPKVIEAYHYKLYIDPVLPEPYNAEFHWVKADMVYTVSLDRLFLPFVGKDQGKRSYDIRVISTDELVTIQQCNFGWIMNNPLTITPQKRILQPYPLS; this comes from the coding sequence ATGAGCCTTCCGTATCATCCAAAACAAGGCACCATTGTTATTTGTGATTTCAAAGGTTTTGTTTCTCCTGAAATGGTTAAGCGAAGACCGGCAGTGATCGTTTCTCCTCGGTTGCGTAAAAGAGAGGGCCTTTGTACCATTGTTCCTTTAAGTACTACGCCACCGAAGGTTATTGAGGCTTATCACTACAAGTTGTACATTGATCCGGTTCTTCCTGAGCCCTATAACGCTGAATTTCACTGGGTAAAAGCCGATATGGTCTATACCGTATCATTAGACAGACTTTTTCTGCCATTCGTCGGAAAAGATCAGGGTAAAAGGAGTTACGATATAAGAGTAATAAGCACAGATGAACTTGTTACTATCCAGCAATGTAATTTTGGCTGGATTATGAATAATCCCTTGACGATCACTCCACAAAAGAGGATATTGCAACCGTACCCGCTCTCCTGA